A window of Megachile rotundata isolate GNS110a chromosome 11, iyMegRotu1, whole genome shotgun sequence genomic DNA:
ttgccAGTGTTTCAAATTGTAAACAGTTTCTTCTTCATAAATCCACTGCGATTTGTTATTTACTAAAAGAGGAAACGATTTGCaacatattgtatatacatttaatattgACTCACGAAACAGAAAACATGAAGTTAGCAATATAATTCATTGAAATGAGTGATAAATGTTGATAAAATATGGAACATATCTCCATTGTAGAAAACATTGTTGTAATATATTTCATAGACTTGAGATCAAAACAAAACATTTCAGTTTTTCTTGTGTTTCTTTCAAATTGATTTATTTTCTGTAAAAGCAGTTTATACAGAGTGTAGTTACATATTTCAGAGGTAGCACAGATTATACAAAGAGCATAATGTTTTGTAAAAAAACTTTTATGGTTTTAGtttaagttaaatttatttatttatttatcacagGCAATACTACTCCAGTGGTTCTACCAGATCCAGTGGGTACTCGAGTGGAAGAACCACCTGCTGGGGGAGGGGCTCCACCTCCGAATGTTACCGATCAAATAAATACTAGTCCTGAGCATCAACCAGCTGATTCTTGGGAAGAAGCAGCAGTAGATGGCGATCCTCTTTTAACTCCTGAAAATGAAGAAGTACGATTAAGTTTTTATAAAGAGCTTGATATATATAAGAGAAGCACTTCTAACTTTTATTTTGGTATAGTTAATAATCTGCTTATTGGTTTGACTTATGTGAATATGTTTCAGGCTGAAAAtgaagaagatgaagaaatgGTTGTTAAAATACCTAAGAAAAAACCTGTTAAAGTAGCAGAGGACACTAAAAGTAAAAAGGAACACGTTAATGTTGTTTTTATAGGACATGTTGGTACGTATTTTAATGTGTTAAAAgagtatacaaatttgaaattgtattaacattattatcaTCTTTTTCACAGATGCAGGAAAATCAACAATTGGAGGACAAATTATGGCATTAACAGGAATGGTTGACAAAAGAACACTAGAAAAGTATGAAAGAGAAGCGAAAGAAAGAAGTAGAGAAACATGGTACTTGAGTTGGGCTCTAGATACCAATCAAGAAGAAcgagaaaaaggaaaaacgGTGGAAGTTGGTAGAGCGTACTTCGAAACTGAACGAAAGCATTTTACGATATTAGATGCGCCTGGTCATAAGAGTTTTGTACCTAATATGATTGGTGGAGCAGCACAAGCGGATCTCGCTGTTTTAGTTATATCTGCGCGAAAAGGAGAATTCGAAACGGGTTTTGACAGAGGTGGTCAAACGAGAGAACACGCTATGTTAGCCAAAACTGCTGGTGTTAAACATTTGGTTGTGTTAGTAAATAAAATGGATGACCCAACGGTGGAATGGGACGAAGGGAGGTATAATGAATGCAGGTAAGTTTTATATTCTCGTTATAAATCTAATTCTGTAGATTGTCATACTAATTGTCACTTCATTTAGGGATAAAATACTGCCATATCTGCGTAAATTGGGATTTAATCCCGCGAAAGATCTTACATTCATGCCAGTCTCAGGGCAACTTGGTATTGGCTTAAAAGACCCAATACCGGAACACCTTTGCACGTGGTACACTGGCCCTCCATTCATATCCTTCATTGATTCTCTACCCTCGCTTAATCGTAAAAATAATGGACCGTTTATCATGCCGATTGTTGATAAATATAAAGATATGGGAACGGTGGTAATGGGAAAAGTTGAAGCTGGAGAAGCAAAGAAAGGACATTCGCTACTTGTTATGCCGAATagggtaaaaatattttcatttcaacATTGACTGTTAAACTGATCAGTTTACTTATTTAATTGTATTGTATTAGACGGCGGTGACAGTGGATCAGTTGTGGTCGGACGATGAAGAAGTGACATCGGTTGGACCTGGAGAGAACGTCAAAATCAAGTTAAAAGGCATCGAAGAAGAAGACGTGAGCCCTGGATTTGTCCTGTGTGACAGCAACAATCCAATAAAAACAGGAAAAGTGTTTGATGCCCAAGTCGTTATATTAGAGCATAAGAGTATCATCTGTGCTGGGTATAGTGCAGTAATGCATATTCATTGCGCTGCAGAAGAAGTCAGAGTGAAAGCATTGATTTGTCTGGTCGATAAGAAAACGGGAGATAAGAGTAAAACAAGGCCGAGGTTCGTCAAACAAGATCAAGTGGCAATAATGAGAATCGAGTGCGCTGGTGTCATATGCCTTGAAAGATTTAAACTATTTCCACAAATGGGACGTTTTACCCTTAGGGATGAAAgtaagtatacatatatatactgtATGATTAAACTAATCTGTTTAAGAGCAgcattataatttttcttatcgttttcagATAAGACTATTGCAATTGGTAAGGTGCTGAAAGTGGTGGAGTAAAGTTACTCAACTGTGACCACAGATTGGGATAATAATCGACTTTGATAACGAAGAATACAGAAAAGACGCAAGCCAAACACAGTACGCACGAGAAAAAAAACGGAACTAGCGTGACTGCTCGCGAACTACTGTTAATGTAATATACACTCATCTTACACAAGAAGCAAAAGAATTTTACATCAAAGAAAAGCACATACATCGTATGCACAGACAGTTGGGCCGGGGTTTGGGGTCAATTGGGGGAGGGGAGGGTATTTATAAcctgaaataaagaaaaaaacaaacaaacaaatagATTTGATTATATAGATAAGGAGACAAACAACTAAAACTCAAGAGCGCGTGTTCCTCCTAATTAGGTAAGCTGAACGACAGCACTCACGTCGAGTTCATAACAAAACGGATTAATGATCAAACTGATGAATAGTGTCTCCTTGATATTGTAAAACACGATATTTTTATTCTTCTGAGGTGCGAGACATTAATGAACGTAAAGAAGAAGATACCGATTATGAGATAAAactaagaaaaaaaaacaaatattattaatattattataatgattattgaataattattattgaataattattattaaattggtGGTAAGAAATGAGGGAAAAAGATAAAACAAAAAGTTTATTAAATCAACCAGATAGTGTTACAcgacaatttataattataaaattaatattattattactattattatactgttTCTTATTACATTGTCATTAAAAACAAATTTGCAACAAAATTGTGCTCTACTAATTTTGATAAGAGATTTTTCATGTGTATGGTTGATTTGCTTTTTCTTGCACGTACTCTATTTCTGTTAATTCGATTGGTGTTGTTCGATGGCGCCAAAGGTTCGTGTATTGTATCGATGTACTACGTGTCTGTTAACACCAGATGTTCTTACACTTGTGCTTTTCCAGAAAGAGTTTCGATGATTTATAGCGTTACATGCGATCAAAGAAAATTAATGTCGAGATTTAACTGAAAAGGAAGTTAATATAGAGAATTTTCAAAGCAGACATTTTGTGAGTGCTTTCTTTACATGTATTActgcttttttcttttctttgctATTTTATTCTAACAAACACTAAAACGATCTGCGTCTTTCGTCCTGTTTCATTTCTCTTTACTGTACGATATCGGATCATTTACGATTCCActttatttaatgtttttataaCGAATCAGCTGTAGCAACAATACgaatcattaattttatttctataaattgtTCGGAAACATTTACTGTACGagttgttataatttttaaacttgttaatATAATATTCCTATCGGAATCTTAAAGTAATACATTTTACACTTTTTTTTCCtcttattttttatatcatttcAGTAATACAGATCAAAGTAACGGCGTAAAATGTATTGAGAAACTTACACAAATTTCgaagaatttattcttttttgtaatgttaacaaaaatatacatgGTTGTTTTCAAAATAACTTTTTCATACTTTAAGGTACATTATCTTTATATAAGTGCAGCAAAGGCCTAACGGTGAGTGATACTATCAAGTTTAGTTTAGCTTTCGGCTCCGTTTGCTGTTCCAAAATGTTTTTTACTGCGTTTTTAGTGCAATTGATTTGTTAACTCGAATTTTTGACACGTGTTTGTCAAACATTCCTATGCGTGTCGTCTATATATCGTGCGTaggtttattacattttatataacaattattgaaaagaaaagaaagtttatATAATAAAGTGGTCAAATCTTAACTGCACTTATCATTGAGGATCAGGTGCTAATTTGGCGTATCCAAGTTTCTGAAGTACCTCTTTGATTTCATGATACACCGATACATCCTCTATTGTACTTGATATCTGGGAAGAAAAAACGATTTTACATTGGCGAATAACGAATGaataaacattgaaaatatCATTCCAGTTCTAGTGCATTTACTGGTACAGAAAGTTTCCTTACCTTAACCAGCTTTGAATGTGCTAAATCGGAGATTGATTTTCGCATAATTTTTCCTGAACGCGTGCGAGGCAATGCTCGTACAGCAGCAGCTATTCTAAACGATGCTATGGGACCAATTAAATTTCTCACCCGCGCTACGAGTTCCTCGTTGATTTGTTTCTCATTTTTTGCTGTATctacatttcatattttcattacTGAATATaaaggaattttttatttactatttttacctTCTTTCATTATATAAAGACATAAAGGAATCTCTCCTTTAGTCAGGTCGGGTACACCGACCACAGCAGCATCCACGACATCAGGATGAGTCATGATGACGT
This region includes:
- the eRF3 gene encoding eukaryotic translation release factor 3, coding for MANSLAPDSWEQQADNGDIAPPQDKSIESKFSTLNVNAAEFVPSFCINSSPQNSNTADSSCNVAVMMNTVTTSMPPEIHHGNTTPVVLPDPVGTRVEEPPAGGGAPPPNVTDQINTSPEHQPADSWEEAAVDGDPLLTPENEEAENEEDEEMVVKIPKKKPVKVAEDTKSKKEHVNVVFIGHVDAGKSTIGGQIMALTGMVDKRTLEKYEREAKERSRETWYLSWALDTNQEEREKGKTVEVGRAYFETERKHFTILDAPGHKSFVPNMIGGAAQADLAVLVISARKGEFETGFDRGGQTREHAMLAKTAGVKHLVVLVNKMDDPTVEWDEGRYNECRDKILPYLRKLGFNPAKDLTFMPVSGQLGIGLKDPIPEHLCTWYTGPPFISFIDSLPSLNRKNNGPFIMPIVDKYKDMGTVVMGKVEAGEAKKGHSLLVMPNRTAVTVDQLWSDDEEVTSVGPGENVKIKLKGIEEEDVSPGFVLCDSNNPIKTGKVFDAQVVILEHKSIICAGYSAVMHIHCAAEEVRVKALICLVDKKTGDKSKTRPRFVKQDQVAIMRIECAGVICLERFKLFPQMGRFTLRDENKTIAIGKVLKVVE